The Methanobrevibacter wolinii SH genomic interval ATAAAATTGTAAATATTAATACTGATTTTAATGATTTATTTCCTATGGTCATGTTAAGTTTAGCAGTAAATAACATTACTCCAAGTGGACGTGGTGGTGGAGAACCTGTAAGAGCTTATGTTCTAACTAAAGAATCAAATATTCCATTTGAATCTACATTTGCAACAGTTATTGCTGATAGAGCATTTGATACATTTCCATTTATTTTACTTGCAATACTTACATTAATTTTAGTTATTTTTAATTATTCTCTTGCAACTTGGATTATTGCATGTTTAATTATTGCAGTTATTGTAGTAATTCTTGCTGTTATTGCAATTATTTATATGTCCATTAATGAAAGTTTTGGAGTAAAAGTTACAGATGCTTTAGTCTGGTTACTTTATAAATTTTCTAAAAAAAATACTGAAGAAAGAGAAAAACGTTTAATTGAAGCAGTTAATGGTTTTCAAGATACTATGAAGTTAACTATTTCAAATAAAAAGTTAACATTATATGCATTACCATTATCATTATTAATTTGGATACTTGAAATTTCACGTGTTTGTGTTGTATTCATGGCATTTGGTTATCCTGTATCTCCATTAATAATTGCAGAATCTTTTATTCTTTCAGTCTTAATTGGTTTTATTCCAATTTTACCTGGTGGTGTAGGTCTTATTGATGGAACTATGATTTTATTATTTGCATCTGCAGGAATACCATCTGGAATAAGTGCAGCTGCTACTGTTGTAGAAAGATTAATATCTTATTGGATGACTACTTTCCTTGGTTTATTAACTATTCCTAAATATGGTATTAATGTTCTTGATAATATTACTGGTCCTAAAGAAGAACCTAAACCTGCAATTAATAATATGAATTTAAGTGAAGTAAACAGTGCAGTTGATAATATTAAAAAAATGCATGAAAATACTAAGAAATAATATTTTATTTTTTATATTTTCTTTAAACACTATTCTTGTTTTTAACTTATTTCTCTTTTGATATTGGATTTTATTTTTTTATTTATTTTTCTGTATTTTGTTTATTTTTTTCTTTTGATATTGGATTTTATTTTTTTTATTTAATTTCTGTATTTAGTTTATAATACTTTCAATTAAAATAGAAAAGTTTATTTTATATTTAAATAAAATATTAAAAATGTATAATATAATATTATATTATTTTCAATATAATCTTAAAATTAGGTGAAATAATGGAAATAAATGGTGTAGAAATAGATGATACTTTTGCTGAAGGATTTGGAATTAAAGTTTCAAGAATGATTGTTACTGCTGCTACTAAACATTTAGCACATATTGCAGCTACTGAAGCTACTGGATATGGTACTTCTGTTATTGGTTGTCCTGCAGAAGCAGGTATTGATTGTTATGTACCTCCTTCTGAAACTCCTGATGGAAGACCTGGTTATGCAATTATGATTTGTCATATGTCTAAAAAAGCTTTAGATCATGAATTACTTGAAAGAGTAGGTCAATGTCTTTTAACTGCTCCTACTGCTGCTGTATTTAATGCACTTGATTCAGAAGACACTCTTAATACTGGTACAAAACTTAGATTCTTTGGTGATGGTTTTGAATACGAAACTGAAGTTGATGGAAGGAAAATGCATGCTATTCCTATAATGTCTGGTGACTTCTTAGTAGAAGCTAAATTAGGATACAAAGATGGTGTTGCTGGAGGTAACTTCTTTATTATGGGTGATAGTAGACTTAGTGCTATTACTGCTGCTGAAGCTGCTGTAGATGCAATTCACTCAGTACCTGGAGTAGTAACTCCTTTCCCTGGAGGAATGGTTGCTTCTGGTTCTAAAGTAGGATCCAATAAATACTCTAAATTCATGAATGCTTCAACTAATGAAAAAATGTGTGTAACTTTAAAAGATAAAGTTGATTCAGACTTACCTGATGATGTTGAAGGTATGATGGAAATTGTTATTGATGGTGCTGATGAAGAATCTGTTAAAGAAGCTATGAAACAAGGAATTAATGCTGCTTGCCAAGTTCCTGGTATTATTAAAATTAGTGCTGGAAACTATGGTGGAGATTTAGGTCCATACCATTTCCATTTACAAGATTTATAGATAGTTATAATTTTTTATAACTATTTATCTTTTTTTAAATTATAATTTTATATTCTGTAATTTCTATTTTTAAATAAGTTGTTTATATATTATTTTAATTAATTTAAGCTTTTTAATTTTTAAAATAGTTTTAAATTTAATCTTTAAATGTTAATTTTAATAAAAAATAAGATTTTAATAATTTAATATTATTTAAAAAAAGTTAATAATTAGTTAATCATTGTTTTTCAAATATTTCTTTAAGGTTTTCTTTATTTAATTTAAATAATTCTTCATCAGTCATATCTACTCCAATTAATAAATTATTTTCTTTTAGTTCTTCAATTACTTTATTAACAGCTTGTTTATTAGGTCCACTTATTAATTGTGAGTGTGTTCCACTACTTAATACTTCAAAAGACTCTTGACTATTCATTCTTTCTTTTAATTGTTCTTTAAAATCTTTTTCAGTTTTTATAGAAACTTCTCTTTTAAATGGTTTTTTAATACCTGGAAGATGATATTCTACACTTTCAATATTACATCCATGTTTCAAGATAATATTAACTTCTTTTTCAATAAGTTCTTTCTTATTAATATCAGTAATCCTAATAAGGTAAGGTTCTATTGCAGCAAGGAATAAATCTAATCCTCCACTTGTTTCAGGAGAAATTACTTTATCTGCACCAGCATTATATAATCTTTGGATATTTTCTCTTTTACTTGCTCTTGATATAATCCATGCATCAGGTGCTCTATCTCTTAAACTTAAAACAATAAATACATTGTTAACATCACTTCCAGTTGTTAATATTAAACCATATGCATCTTCTATATTAAATTTATCCATTGTTTCTTGATTTGTAGCATCACCATATAATACTAAAACATTATTATTATTTAAAATAGAATCACGTTGTTTAAGATCTTCTATAATTTCTTTATTATTATCAACAATTATTATTTTTTGGTCTCTTTTAAGTAATTCTTTTATTACTACAGAACCTACTCTACCATAACCACATACTATATAATGATTTTTCATGTTTTCTAATTTTTTTCTCATTTCTGAACCACTTCTTGATTTTTCAAGTCTTTCAGAGAAATTATCTATTATTACAGTAAAAATATATGCTATTATTCCAATTCCATCAAATGCTAATATAGTTACAAATAATTTTTGTAAAGATGTTACTGGTGTTATATCTCCATATCCTACAGTTGCAATTGTTATCATTGTAAAATAAAATGCATCTTCTAGATTTAAATGCATAATATAAATAGACCCTAAAATACCATATGTGAAAATTATTAATATGAATGTAATACCTATTAATGTTGATTTTGCAGGATATTTTATTTTTAATTTTTCATTATTTCTCTTCAATTTAACACCAATATATTTAATGGATTATTTTTAAGGATTTTAATTAATTTTATTTATTTTAATAAAATTAATTTCTAATATTTTTTATAGAATTTAATTAATAAAATTTTTAATATTTGTATATTAAAATATTATATAATTATTAAATTATTTATTTTTATAATATTTTAAATTAGGTGATATTATGGATCCAATTGACATGACAGTTACAGATTTAAATTGTGAATATATTGGTCTTAACAGAATTTGTTTAATGGAAGCTGCAGGTAAATCTCTTTCTGATGAAACTGCTAAGATTGCAACTCATAAATTTTCCCATCCTGTTAAAATTGCAATATTTACAGGTTCTGGAGGAAATGGTGGAGATGGTTTTGTTGCTGCAAGGTATCTTTTAAATAGGGGTTTTGAAGTAGAAGTTTACTCTTTATATACTCCAGATAAAATTAAATCTGCTGACGCTAAAAGAAATCTTGATGTACTTAATAATATGGTGCCACGTCTTTCACGTTTATCTATATTTTATATTAAGGAATTATCTGATTTTGATAATCTTAAATTTTCAAGTAATTATATAATTATTGATGGAATCATTGGAACAGGTATTAAAGGAAATTTAAGACCTAAAGTTAAACGTGCTATTGAAATAATTAATGATTCTAAAGCTCTTAAAATTTCAGTAGATGTTCCATCTGGTCTTGACCCATTAACTGGTGAAGTTGATGATGTTTCTGTTAAAGCAGATTATACTATTACATTCCATAGGGTAAAAACGGGTCTTAAATTAGCAGATAAAGAATTAGTTGGAGGACTTGTAACATGTGATATTGGAATTCCTCTTGAAGCTGAATTATTTGTTGGTTTTGGTGATTTAATTAAATTAAACCATAGAAACTTAGATTCTCATAAAGGTAAAAACGGTAAAATTTTAATTGTAGGGGGAAGTAAAGATTATTCTGGTGCTCCTGCTATTGCAGGAATGTCTGCTATTTCTTCTGGAGCAGATCTTGTATATGTTGCAAGTCCAGATCCTGCAAGTTTAGCTATTAAATCATTATCTCCTGATTTAATTGTTAAAGGACTTAAAGGTGATTATTTATCACTTGAAAATTTAGATGATATTCTAGAAATGGTTAATAATGTTGATGCAGTACTTTTAGGTCCTGGTGCAACAATAAATGAAGAAACAGGAAAACTTTTCAATGTTTTAGTTCATAAAATCAAAAAACCAATGGTTTTAGATGCTGATGCTTTAAAACAAGTTGATTTATCTTTAATTAAAAATAGGGATGATTTAATTATTACTCCTCATTTATTTGAATTTAAAACATTCTTTAATAAAATAATTAAAGAATCTGGTATTGACCCAGATTCTCTTAAGAATATATCTGAAGATGAAGATTATCATTTAATCAATAGTCAAATAGAAACTTTACAAACTATTGTAAAATCTATTAAAGGTACTGTTGTTTTAAAAGGTAAATATGATCTTATAATGCAGAATAATAAATTTAAGGTTAATATAACTGGAAATCCAGGAATGACTGTTGGGGGTACTGGTGATGCATTATCTGGTATATGTGTAAGTTTACTTTCTCAAGGTTTAAATTCCTTTGATTCTGGTTCTCTTGCTGTATATCTTAATGGCCGTGCTGGTGATTTAGCTATGAATAAACAAGGATATGGATTTTCAGCAACTGATTTAACTGAATATTTAGGTGCATTAATGGCTAATATTATTAAATAATCTTTTATTTTTAAAATTTTTATTTCTAAATTATTTTTTTAGTTTGATATTAATTGACTTTGTTGAAGCTATTTAAATTTGAAATAATTATTTTTCTATAAAATAGGTTTATAGATTTTTAAATATTAAATAAAATAAATTTCAACAGAGTTTTTATTTTTATTAGTGATTTTATGTCTAATTTTCTAAAAGCTATATTTAAAAGTAGACCTAATCGTTTTATTGCTATATGTGATATTAATGGAATTGAAGTTAAAGCTCATGTTCCAAATACTGGTAGATGTAAAGAACTTTTAGTTGAAGGTGTAGTAGTTTATTTATTACCAAGTGATAATCCAAATAGAAAAACAAAATATTCTCTTTTATTTGTTGTAAATAAAGGTGAACTTGTTTCATTATATTCTCAAGATGCAAATAGAATAGTTTTTGATGGAATAAAATCAGGTAAAGTTAGGGAACTTTTAGGTTATAATATTATTGAAAGAGAAAAAACTTATGATAAATCTAGAATTGATATTTATCTTGCTAAAGTAAATGATGGTAATATAATTGAAGATTGTTATTGTGAAGTTAAAGGTGTTACTCTTATAAAAGATGGATTTGCACAGTTTCCTGATGCACCTACAGTAAGAGGTTGTAAACATCTTAAAGAATTAATTAAACTTAAAAAATCTGGTCATAGGGCAGTTGTATTTTTTTTAATTCAACATCCTGCTGGTAATTATTTTAGACCTAATTGGGAAAATGATTATGATTTCTCATCTACTCTTAAAACAGCTTATAATGAAGGTGTTGAGATTTTAGTTTATAAATCTAATAATACTCTTGATAAAGTAGAGCTTATTGGTAAATCTTTAGATTTTACACTTGAAAAATAGTATATTTTTATTAAATGACTGTAGTTTTTCTAATGCTAGTAAAATTTAATATTAAAAATAGTTGTAGTTTTTCTAATTTTATAATAAAAATTTCATTAAAAAAATAGTAGCTTATTTATTAATAATAATTTATTATTATATCTAAAATAAAAAGAGTATGTAGTTAAATTAATAAATTAACTACATATTAAGTTTTTGATAGTTTGTACCTTGAATGTTATGGTATTTAATCATACCTTCAACTTCTTTTTGGTCGTTTTCTTTATCTTCGAAACTGACTTGTTCAATACTATGTAAGCTGAAAGGTGATTCTCTAGTAAGTGGTTGAATTGAACCTTTGAATAATTTCATTACTACTTTACCACTAACTCTTCTTTGCATTTGATCGAAAGCTTGGTCAAGATCATCTCTAAGAGGTTCTTGCCACATAGCTCTGTATACTAAATCTGCATATAAAGTACTCATATATTCTGCAAATCTTAATTCGTCTACAGTTAATACTAATTCTTCTAATGCTTTATGAGCAGCAATTAATAATTT includes:
- a CDS encoding NAD-binding protein — protein: MKRNNEKLKIKYPAKSTLIGITFILIIFTYGILGSIYIMHLNLEDAFYFTMITIATVGYGDITPVTSLQKLFVTILAFDGIGIIAYIFTVIIDNFSERLEKSRSGSEMRKKLENMKNHYIVCGYGRVGSVVIKELLKRDQKIIIVDNNKEIIEDLKQRDSILNNNNVLVLYGDATNQETMDKFNIEDAYGLILTTGSDVNNVFIVLSLRDRAPDAWIISRASKRENIQRLYNAGADKVISPETSGGLDLFLAAIEPYLIRITDINKKELIEKEVNIILKHGCNIESVEYHLPGIKKPFKREVSIKTEKDFKEQLKERMNSQESFEVLSSGTHSQLISGPNKQAVNKVIEELKENNLLIGVDMTDEELFKLNKENLKEIFEKQ
- a CDS encoding UPF0104 family protein, producing MKHKTLLFLIFGLIIMGVMLWFIGIDEVFNALRMSNILYVILAILIEIVVYALYTLRWEIINKIVNINTDFNDLFPMVMLSLAVNNITPSGRGGGEPVRAYVLTKESNIPFESTFATVIADRAFDTFPFILLAILTLILVIFNYSLATWIIACLIIAVIVVILAVIAIIYMSINESFGVKVTDALVWLLYKFSKKNTEEREKRLIEAVNGFQDTMKLTISNKKLTLYALPLSLLIWILEISRVCVVFMAFGYPVSPLIIAESFILSVLIGFIPILPGGVGLIDGTMILLFASAGIPSGISAAATVVERLISYWMTTFLGLLTIPKYGINVLDNITGPKEEPKPAINNMNLSEVNSAVDNIKKMHENTKK
- the sfsA gene encoding DNA/RNA nuclease SfsA, which encodes MSNFLKAIFKSRPNRFIAICDINGIEVKAHVPNTGRCKELLVEGVVVYLLPSDNPNRKTKYSLLFVVNKGELVSLYSQDANRIVFDGIKSGKVRELLGYNIIEREKTYDKSRIDIYLAKVNDGNIIEDCYCEVKGVTLIKDGFAQFPDAPTVRGCKHLKELIKLKKSGHRAVVFFLIQHPAGNYFRPNWENDYDFSSTLKTAYNEGVEILVYKSNNTLDKVELIGKSLDFTLEK
- the fhcD gene encoding formylmethanofuran--tetrahydromethanopterin N-formyltransferase; translated protein: MEINGVEIDDTFAEGFGIKVSRMIVTAATKHLAHIAATEATGYGTSVIGCPAEAGIDCYVPPSETPDGRPGYAIMICHMSKKALDHELLERVGQCLLTAPTAAVFNALDSEDTLNTGTKLRFFGDGFEYETEVDGRKMHAIPIMSGDFLVEAKLGYKDGVAGGNFFIMGDSRLSAITAAEAAVDAIHSVPGVVTPFPGGMVASGSKVGSNKYSKFMNASTNEKMCVTLKDKVDSDLPDDVEGMMEIVIDGADEESVKEAMKQGINAACQVPGIIKISAGNYGGDLGPYHFHLQDL
- a CDS encoding bifunctional ADP-dependent NAD(P)H-hydrate dehydratase/NAD(P)H-hydrate epimerase yields the protein MDPIDMTVTDLNCEYIGLNRICLMEAAGKSLSDETAKIATHKFSHPVKIAIFTGSGGNGGDGFVAARYLLNRGFEVEVYSLYTPDKIKSADAKRNLDVLNNMVPRLSRLSIFYIKELSDFDNLKFSSNYIIIDGIIGTGIKGNLRPKVKRAIEIINDSKALKISVDVPSGLDPLTGEVDDVSVKADYTITFHRVKTGLKLADKELVGGLVTCDIGIPLEAELFVGFGDLIKLNHRNLDSHKGKNGKILIVGGSKDYSGAPAIAGMSAISSGADLVYVASPDPASLAIKSLSPDLIVKGLKGDYLSLENLDDILEMVNNVDAVLLGPGATINEETGKLFNVLVHKIKKPMVLDADALKQVDLSLIKNRDDLIITPHLFEFKTFFNKIIKESGIDPDSLKNISEDEDYHLINSQIETLQTIVKSIKGTVVLKGKYDLIMQNNKFKVNITGNPGMTVGGTGDALSGICVSLLSQGLNSFDSGSLAVYLNGRAGDLAMNKQGYGFSATDLTEYLGALMANIIK